A stretch of Blautia liquoris DNA encodes these proteins:
- a CDS encoding response regulator transcription factor yields MYKILIVDDERMIRMGMKNAICWEKLGISNVFTASSGTHALNIIQAYTPEIMITDINMTEMTGLELIERAKELAPQIRVLVVTGYNDFEYARKSLRLNVQDFFLKPIDEDDLSDAVRQQVTYLDEIRSREKNKILIERTQGSTQQNKLEEMMRTLIHNDNFKEAALTQINKKYHFDLNISLRLALIVPELSIDSHPISSNLQSLSVKNICIGMIDSEEAGITFVDKDGTIAIAFFEGKEDKVVLEEIQQLSDILRDELDSKPKIVVGSTVQGFVKLHISYNDAKYLLNNERKDIRNIIQSLGVESRNKLFFDVFAELKDIMITSIGSTERVLKSFDTFTKAAKSYNLSKSMTRRCCFELASSTYYSYLENSGDGESLKLDSLLKSLTTSSKEDASEITRQYISQLLIKGEENGHELITSAKHYISEHLTEDLSVSNIAEYLYVSPSYLSRIFKRVTKEGCNEYITRKRIEKAKYLLENTNLKTGKIAMMVGYHDINYFSLAFKKQTGKSPTKYRETLHEYNQSYCRSQ; encoded by the coding sequence ATGTATAAAATATTAATTGTGGATGATGAGCGAATGATAAGAATGGGTATGAAAAATGCAATTTGCTGGGAAAAATTGGGAATCAGCAACGTGTTTACTGCTTCCTCAGGCACCCATGCACTCAATATAATACAGGCATATACGCCAGAAATTATGATCACCGATATTAATATGACAGAGATGACAGGACTTGAACTTATCGAACGTGCCAAAGAGCTGGCACCTCAAATACGTGTCCTGGTTGTCACCGGTTATAATGATTTCGAATATGCAAGAAAAAGTCTGCGCCTAAATGTTCAGGATTTCTTCCTAAAACCCATCGATGAAGATGATCTGAGTGATGCAGTAAGACAGCAGGTAACATATCTGGATGAAATAAGGAGCAGGGAGAAGAACAAAATATTAATTGAACGAACGCAGGGTTCTACTCAGCAAAATAAACTGGAAGAAATGATGCGTACCCTTATTCATAATGATAATTTCAAAGAAGCAGCACTGACACAAATAAACAAAAAATATCATTTTGATCTCAATATCTCTCTTCGTTTAGCATTGATTGTGCCAGAATTATCTATAGACTCTCATCCAATCAGCAGCAATCTACAATCCCTGTCTGTCAAAAACATCTGTATTGGTATGATTGATTCTGAGGAAGCAGGAATCACTTTCGTCGACAAAGATGGTACCATTGCAATTGCATTTTTTGAAGGCAAAGAAGATAAGGTTGTTCTGGAAGAGATTCAGCAATTATCTGATATTTTAAGAGATGAACTAGATAGTAAACCCAAGATTGTAGTGGGAAGTACTGTGCAGGGTTTTGTAAAATTACATATCTCCTATAATGACGCCAAATATCTTCTAAACAATGAAAGAAAGGACATCCGAAACATTATCCAAAGTCTTGGTGTTGAAAGCAGAAACAAATTATTTTTTGATGTTTTTGCAGAACTAAAAGACATTATGATCACCAGTATTGGAAGCACAGAGCGAGTTTTAAAATCATTTGACACATTTACAAAAGCTGCCAAATCCTATAACCTATCCAAGTCAATGACGAGAAGATGTTGTTTTGAATTAGCGTCCAGTACTTATTACTCCTATCTGGAAAATTCTGGTGACGGGGAAAGCCTCAAGCTAGATTCACTCCTAAAAAGTTTAACCACTTCAAGCAAAGAAGATGCTTCCGAAATAACTCGCCAATATATCTCTCAGCTTCTGATAAAGGGGGAAGAAAATGGGCATGAACTTATTACTTCTGCCAAACATTACATTTCCGAACACTTGACAGAAGATTTGTCTGTATCTAATATTGCTGAATATTTATATGTCAGCCCCAGTTATCTGTCCCGTATTTTCAAAAGGGTTACAAAAGAAGGTTGTAACGAATACATCACACGAAAACGAATAGAGAAAGCCAAGTATCTTCTTGAAAATACGAATTTAAAGACTGGAAAGATTGCCATGATGGTTGGATACCACGATATAAACTATTTTTCTCTTGCTTTTAAAAAGCAAACAGGTAAATCACCTACCAAATATAGGGAAACTTTACATGAATATAATCAAAGCTATTGTCGTTCACAATAG
- a CDS encoding class C sortase: MKNMKSGNKKRKVLTILACILLTAGILAISWPSILNFLYQRKADAAIGEFQEAVADYGKDPLQKEVTDPSEKNRAEQVDDSDPYEELYRRMQEYNKNLFETGQSGLTDPFAYEQPSFDLTQFGFAENIVGHIDIPKLKVRMPIYLGASHDNMEKGAAHLSQTSLPIGGENTNCVIAAHRGSFQAEMFRNIHKLELGDTVSITNFRETLTYKVDKIKIIAPSDIDQILIQPGRDLVTLSTCNPLGYNYQRYIVYCERQ, translated from the coding sequence ATGAAAAATATGAAGTCAGGGAATAAAAAAAGGAAAGTATTGACCATCTTGGCCTGCATCCTGCTGACGGCCGGAATCCTGGCGATCAGCTGGCCGTCCATTCTGAATTTTCTGTATCAGAGAAAAGCGGATGCCGCCATCGGGGAATTTCAGGAAGCAGTGGCTGATTATGGGAAAGATCCTTTACAGAAAGAAGTAACTGACCCTTCAGAGAAAAACCGGGCAGAGCAAGTGGATGACTCAGATCCCTATGAAGAACTATACCGGCGTATGCAGGAATATAATAAAAATCTGTTTGAAACCGGGCAGTCTGGTCTTACAGATCCCTTTGCCTACGAGCAGCCCAGTTTCGATCTGACGCAGTTTGGTTTTGCTGAAAACATAGTGGGACATATCGACATACCAAAATTAAAGGTTCGGATGCCGATATATCTAGGCGCCAGTCACGATAATATGGAAAAAGGTGCCGCTCATTTGTCACAGACCAGTCTGCCAATCGGAGGGGAAAATACCAACTGCGTCATAGCGGCGCACCGCGGTTCCTTTCAGGCAGAGATGTTTCGCAATATTCATAAACTAGAGCTTGGCGACACGGTATCTATCACCAATTTCAGAGAAACACTTACCTATAAAGTGGATAAGATAAAGATCATTGCCCCCAGTGATATTGACCAGATTTTGATACAGCCCGGCCGCGACCTGGTGACCTTAAGTACCTGCAATCCATTGGGATATAATTATCAGAGATATATTGTCTATTGTGAACGACAATAG
- a CDS encoding class C sortase: MKQKKGNSRLPYIIIIILLVLGVALFLYPALSKYVAELNQSEVVKTYNDSVKRMKEEEYEAEWQRAVAYNESLAGEPVKDPFLEGSGMALPEDYLSILNIDGVMGNIEIPKISVNLPIYHGTDTDTLEKGVGHIRQTALPVGGSGTHAVLTGHTGLPNAKLFDDLTEMKEGDLFLLRILNQTLAYEVDSILVVEPEDVKPLDPIPGEDHVTLVTCTPYGINSHRLLVRGVRTEYHKEEVEKQKKEKKGMSAKELLMLEIAVILLLVFLIFIIFMKKRVRRKRKDRK; this comes from the coding sequence ATGAAACAAAAAAAAGGAAACAGCCGACTGCCATATATTATCATTATTATACTACTTGTTTTGGGCGTTGCGTTATTTCTTTATCCTGCCTTAAGCAAATATGTAGCCGAATTAAATCAGTCTGAGGTTGTGAAAACTTATAATGATTCTGTTAAAAGGATGAAAGAAGAGGAATATGAGGCAGAGTGGCAGAGGGCCGTCGCTTACAACGAATCTCTGGCCGGGGAGCCGGTCAAAGATCCTTTCCTCGAGGGCAGCGGGATGGCGCTTCCGGAGGATTATCTTAGCATCCTGAACATCGATGGAGTGATGGGTAATATCGAGATTCCAAAGATATCAGTGAATCTTCCGATTTATCACGGGACAGATACCGATACGCTGGAAAAAGGCGTGGGACATATCCGCCAGACAGCACTTCCCGTCGGAGGATCGGGCACTCATGCAGTCCTGACCGGACACACAGGACTTCCGAATGCGAAGCTCTTCGACGATCTGACAGAGATGAAAGAGGGAGATCTCTTTTTGCTGCGCATCCTGAATCAGACACTGGCATACGAGGTCGACAGTATTCTTGTGGTGGAGCCGGAGGATGTAAAACCCCTTGATCCGATTCCGGGGGAAGATCATGTGACATTAGTCACGTGTACACCGTATGGAATTAACAGCCATCGACTTCTGGTCCGCGGAGTCCGTACGGAATATCACAAGGAAGAAGTGGAGAAGCAGAAAAAAGAGAAAAAAGGAATGTCTGCCAAGGAACTGCTGATGTTGGAGATCGCCGTGATTCTCCTATTGGTCTTTCTCATCTTCATCATCTTTATGAAAAAAAGGGTGAGAAGAAAGAGAAAAGATCGCAAATAA
- a CDS encoding SpaH/EbpB family LPXTG-anchored major pilin, giving the protein MLKKKTQQIIKAFGVWMLSLILCLGAAVPAYAAVTENTKGSIRITGAEPNVIVQPYQLMTVNIEEGTPKDPAYSWVEPQMKDWVHANYPQYDDTNEFNNTVSASDLKAFYSKLAADIKNPAKEVSALPAVQSATVDENGVCELTNLPMGNYLLLMSRGFKVYQPTVVNLIPAWDEDEEDWGLAPVEIDGEDLKGEEPSIEKTVNDGKDKDDAAIGDVIPYEIKATIPTYPEGATNKIYNISDTLSEGLTFNPGSLKAFLNDVELTAGDDYVIASGSELGNKTFKLVFNYDKLKARKGGEWEDSDRIRVTYTATLNDKAKVTTGNENEAHLEYSNNPYGDGTNDKEPGTKPKVYTYGIIVNKKTDSETPEFLPGAEFELKKGNDKFYFIKESDGKYRVAKSGDTGATTTLKVGEDGDPKGKLEIRGLDLGTYTLTETKAPGGYNKLREPYTLILRDEVDDSGDNPEPGMDGTLETTQTDKGTANGGNYEVTVLNKKGFELPVTGGRGTIMFTVGGILLIALAGAVLVISRRRNSESEA; this is encoded by the coding sequence ATGCTAAAAAAGAAGACGCAACAAATAATCAAGGCTTTCGGAGTATGGATGCTCAGCTTGATTCTCTGCCTGGGAGCCGCCGTTCCGGCGTATGCGGCGGTCACGGAAAATACCAAGGGAAGCATTCGGATAACTGGTGCAGAGCCAAATGTTATTGTTCAGCCCTATCAGCTGATGACCGTCAACATAGAAGAGGGCACACCGAAGGATCCCGCCTATTCATGGGTGGAACCTCAGATGAAGGACTGGGTTCATGCGAACTATCCACAGTATGATGATACGAACGAGTTCAACAACACTGTTTCAGCCAGCGATTTGAAGGCATTTTATTCTAAACTGGCAGCGGATATCAAGAATCCGGCAAAGGAAGTTTCAGCACTTCCGGCAGTTCAAAGCGCGACAGTCGATGAGAACGGCGTATGTGAGCTTACAAACCTTCCCATGGGTAATTATCTGCTGCTCATGTCAAGAGGTTTTAAGGTATATCAGCCGACGGTTGTAAATCTCATACCGGCGTGGGATGAGGACGAAGAAGACTGGGGACTGGCTCCTGTAGAAATTGATGGTGAAGACCTCAAAGGTGAAGAGCCTTCCATCGAAAAAACAGTAAACGACGGCAAGGATAAAGACGATGCAGCTATCGGAGATGTGATCCCTTACGAGATCAAGGCCACCATTCCGACCTATCCGGAAGGCGCAACCAACAAAATCTATAACATCAGTGATACACTTTCTGAAGGACTTACCTTTAATCCTGGTTCACTTAAGGCATTCTTGAATGATGTCGAGTTGACAGCTGGAGATGATTATGTGATAGCTTCCGGATCGGAACTGGGTAATAAGACATTCAAGCTGGTATTTAACTATGACAAATTGAAGGCAAGAAAAGGCGGCGAATGGGAAGATAGTGACCGCATCCGAGTGACATATACGGCCACACTTAATGATAAAGCAAAGGTCACAACCGGTAATGAGAACGAGGCACACTTGGAATATTCCAATAATCCTTATGGCGATGGAACAAATGACAAAGAACCGGGAACCAAACCAAAAGTATACACTTATGGTATCATAGTTAATAAGAAGACGGATAGTGAAACCCCGGAATTCTTACCAGGTGCAGAATTCGAACTGAAAAAAGGAAACGATAAGTTTTACTTTATCAAGGAAAGCGATGGTAAATACCGCGTAGCGAAGTCGGGCGATACAGGCGCAACAACAACCCTGAAAGTCGGAGAAGACGGTGATCCGAAAGGTAAGTTAGAGATAAGAGGACTGGATTTGGGTACATATACACTGACAGAGACAAAAGCTCCCGGCGGATACAACAAGCTGAGAGAACCGTATACCCTTATTCTGAGAGATGAAGTCGATGATAGTGGTGATAACCCTGAACCAGGTATGGACGGTACACTTGAGACGACTCAAACTGACAAAGGTACAGCGAATGGTGGTAATTATGAGGTGACTGTACTTAATAAGAAGGGATTTGAGCTTCCGGTAACTGGTGGAAGAGGTACCATCATGTTCACTGTAGGCGGAATTCTTCTGATTGCACTTGCAGGTGCAGTACTCGTAATCTCACGGAGAAGAAATTCCGAAAGCGAAGCGTAA
- a CDS encoding SpaA isopeptide-forming pilin-related protein: protein MERRILHRKKRNSILAVVLIIALLLSLFPVFPMAQEQQWSNQIQRFERRNPIDTKTVEPGTKREELNLAEYVRAVVDIPEGMDTSTFTEAKPEVDLSDGYEHYDYFDYGYIAPKDKTKTKDGKELSIYQLNYDDQEQGKGETAYRIYGSVAGSDNVWFACKEDGQITGAVLDVPVDWSGDYQPDKIGEYTFTAQCSDYEYAAEPPTVVITVRETPDVEDKHDHGDEEPTQSEETANTDPEAADEEETPQSQPLADCHCGKDGTPIDANNFPWAHQPDCKYYGPVECLCREQIEEEVDVEDEDGTTHKEIITVPGEYTHVHDKNNKDCPLYGKELEENSRSGRSINSRTGSNSDAQDDFMTEQSPTSGNRFYDSPYTNGIVISGSWVDYVNTIWMNKAVSKFHWTQTSDMPGLQSPNDPEWSWRGVASYFPAGSPETDPKAFPVRVNMNWDVYSGEQLRHALTELVDRDTITLQADIDLNGAQYSWDVVDCKNFTITIHGNGHKIFNLGQMVKKETDNSMFSAFIRNYKRLVVDDLEFVTCKMVSNQECVGLFRGNMQPQSQNAHLQNIHIRDSLFYSSAGNLYVQDGQGRVSPFGYIENSRYTEDMNTNVTMENCTTEGNYIYGRDHVTAFALGLGNANSATSQMSEVKNSYAVDNLVCGTGGHSAGFSSCFAYNTRMTNCFAVNEIYGSAMTSGFVGFLAGQFNNCYSSGKVEGYSRMAGFAWDSDNNARTFNSCYSTALVGLRSKPTEQGGFIVGQTADSGTRDIMNNCYAAGEVGNFDVDLNTPNKTVGGFYSSTASSGWYTLNNCYYDKQTTAMREWVSGDSKQRLGVTGVLTSSTEKAGTGLADRVNGYDESDPGFKGFRNPIEWTYKVGFYPQLRTFANADPLEWGSKERADRVKAYSLASVSTVRLNTWENGYDWDSSGVRSDHPVSYNRESGAQEHHKGNADTYDTVREIITDASYATEEPSAGSVRWEHMIAGGAPVDTNGDDQKDGMAMEVSNGTLQVKNPGMDWFQISADVGGQKGYRPIRLISYMSLDAGSDKTIEAGYRYDHREDVSLTMMDKITENLVVGFHDDSIWSRAKTGGYPDSKRFWAVPTTNIKTEFSASKNAQLYTEIWRAEQNQDGSFATSDTEGIGDEHLIPDRSVKVTGPGTGEGTTISEQKWNGEFPFNEDISKPRKYLITYYWMLEDGRYRADTKTITVDPSKYTVDVQVKNDRDKESGNNTALQLGAAADNQNDTAYTYSASPVQKAQAEQVPYTNNAALAWKKASDTAVIKGGKLTMYAHDGTELGTKEFSGDLNDGDQLTIPVTYYYNKYEGDNVQEKKRELTEKEVVNVTYTVHKDSDDGFYLRFNKIANLPEDEVTGVNVGDPGGIPAGTKAYINDVQYNIDLTFYVNADMPFTFKKTDESGHPLSGVEFEIYACKEGHTDTDQHSTLAESGSCWDVDHPKDTVTSDENGIVSFDSLTTGDYILAETKAKSGYQLPKGQWLLQVDHVQEKIEISARGEKPPAFKKEADGTLSLANYRDLSLPGSGGYGANLYLIGSIILIGTAVMLILVYRRKARE, encoded by the coding sequence ATGGAAAGAAGGATCCTTCACAGAAAAAAGAGGAACAGCATACTGGCTGTCGTGTTAATCATAGCACTATTGCTATCACTTTTCCCAGTTTTCCCTATGGCTCAGGAACAGCAGTGGTCGAATCAGATTCAGCGGTTTGAACGCCGCAATCCGATTGATACGAAGACCGTTGAGCCGGGAACGAAACGTGAAGAACTGAATCTTGCGGAGTATGTCCGGGCAGTTGTAGATATTCCGGAAGGCATGGATACTTCCACTTTCACAGAGGCAAAGCCTGAGGTGGATCTATCGGACGGATACGAACACTATGATTATTTTGACTACGGCTATATCGCCCCGAAAGATAAGACAAAAACAAAAGATGGAAAAGAACTGTCGATCTATCAGCTGAACTACGATGATCAGGAGCAGGGAAAGGGCGAGACTGCCTACCGTATCTACGGGTCGGTGGCAGGCAGTGATAATGTCTGGTTTGCCTGCAAAGAGGACGGCCAGATCACAGGTGCGGTTTTGGATGTTCCGGTTGACTGGAGCGGTGACTATCAACCCGATAAAATCGGCGAGTATACATTCACCGCACAGTGTTCGGACTATGAATATGCCGCCGAGCCGCCGACCGTAGTGATTACAGTGAGAGAAACTCCGGATGTGGAAGATAAACACGATCACGGCGATGAAGAGCCAACACAGTCAGAAGAGACAGCCAATACAGATCCGGAAGCAGCAGACGAGGAAGAAACGCCGCAGTCACAGCCGCTTGCAGACTGCCACTGCGGCAAGGATGGAACACCCATCGATGCCAACAATTTTCCGTGGGCACATCAGCCGGACTGTAAATACTATGGACCGGTCGAATGTCTGTGCCGGGAGCAGATTGAAGAAGAAGTGGACGTGGAGGATGAAGACGGCACTACGCATAAAGAGATCATCACGGTCCCGGGAGAGTACACCCATGTCCATGACAAGAATAACAAAGACTGCCCCCTCTACGGAAAAGAACTGGAAGAGAACTCCCGATCGGGCCGATCCATAAACAGCAGAACAGGTTCCAATAGTGATGCGCAGGATGACTTTATGACGGAGCAGTCCCCGACCAGTGGAAACCGCTTTTATGACTCTCCCTATACCAACGGCATCGTCATCTCAGGTTCCTGGGTCGATTATGTCAACACGATATGGATGAATAAAGCCGTGTCCAAATTTCATTGGACACAGACGTCCGATATGCCCGGGCTTCAAAGTCCGAACGATCCGGAATGGTCTTGGAGGGGAGTGGCATCTTACTTTCCGGCGGGCAGCCCGGAAACAGACCCGAAAGCTTTTCCGGTCAGGGTAAATATGAACTGGGATGTCTATTCCGGTGAACAGCTGAGACACGCACTGACAGAGCTTGTCGATAGAGATACGATCACTTTGCAGGCGGACATCGACCTGAACGGTGCACAGTATTCATGGGATGTTGTGGATTGCAAGAATTTCACGATAACAATTCATGGAAACGGTCACAAAATCTTTAATCTTGGTCAGATGGTTAAAAAAGAGACGGACAACTCGATGTTCTCCGCTTTTATTCGAAACTATAAACGTCTTGTGGTTGACGATCTTGAGTTTGTCACCTGTAAGATGGTATCGAACCAGGAATGCGTGGGACTTTTTCGGGGGAATATGCAACCTCAGTCGCAGAACGCCCACCTTCAAAATATTCACATCCGGGATTCCCTGTTTTATTCATCGGCGGGAAATCTCTACGTTCAAGACGGACAAGGTCGTGTGTCTCCGTTCGGATACATAGAGAATTCGAGATATACAGAGGATATGAATACGAATGTCACAATGGAAAATTGCACAACAGAGGGAAATTATATCTATGGCAGGGATCATGTCACAGCATTTGCCCTCGGCCTTGGAAATGCAAACTCCGCAACGTCGCAGATGTCTGAGGTTAAAAACTCTTATGCTGTCGATAACCTTGTCTGCGGAACCGGCGGTCATTCGGCGGGATTTAGTTCCTGTTTTGCCTATAACACGAGGATGACGAATTGTTTTGCCGTGAATGAGATTTACGGCTCAGCGATGACTTCCGGCTTTGTCGGTTTTTTGGCGGGTCAATTTAATAATTGCTACTCCTCCGGAAAAGTGGAGGGCTATTCCAGAATGGCAGGGTTTGCCTGGGACTCCGATAATAATGCGCGGACGTTTAACAGTTGTTACAGCACAGCGCTGGTGGGACTGCGGTCAAAGCCTACAGAGCAGGGAGGTTTCATCGTCGGTCAGACAGCCGATTCCGGTACCCGCGATATCATGAACAACTGCTATGCCGCCGGGGAAGTCGGAAACTTCGACGTCGATCTCAACACCCCCAACAAGACGGTGGGAGGATTCTACTCCTCAACGGCATCATCTGGTTGGTATACCTTGAATAACTGCTACTATGACAAGCAGACAACAGCTATGCGCGAATGGGTGAGTGGCGACAGTAAACAAAGACTTGGTGTGACCGGGGTTTTGACCTCTTCGACGGAAAAAGCAGGCACGGGTCTGGCAGATAGGGTCAATGGTTATGATGAGAGCGATCCGGGCTTCAAAGGATTTCGAAATCCGATAGAGTGGACTTATAAAGTGGGCTTTTATCCCCAGCTTCGTACCTTTGCAAATGCTGATCCCCTGGAATGGGGCAGCAAGGAGAGAGCAGACCGCGTAAAAGCCTATTCTCTGGCCTCCGTTTCGACGGTGCGCTTAAATACCTGGGAAAATGGCTATGACTGGGACAGCAGCGGTGTCCGATCGGATCATCCGGTATCTTATAATCGGGAGAGCGGAGCACAAGAACACCATAAGGGGAATGCAGATACCTATGATACGGTTCGTGAGATCATCACGGACGCCTCCTATGCGACCGAAGAACCGTCCGCAGGAAGTGTGCGGTGGGAACACATGATTGCAGGCGGTGCGCCCGTCGACACGAACGGAGATGACCAAAAAGATGGAATGGCGATGGAAGTATCGAACGGAACGCTGCAGGTCAAAAATCCCGGTATGGATTGGTTCCAAATATCCGCAGATGTAGGCGGACAGAAGGGATACCGGCCGATTCGGCTGATCTCCTATATGTCACTGGACGCCGGATCGGACAAAACGATCGAGGCAGGGTATCGCTACGACCACCGTGAAGATGTCAGCCTGACGATGATGGACAAGATTACAGAAAATCTGGTTGTCGGTTTCCACGATGACTCCATCTGGTCAAGAGCGAAAACCGGAGGCTATCCCGACAGCAAACGGTTTTGGGCTGTCCCCACAACGAATATAAAGACGGAATTCTCAGCCAGCAAGAATGCACAGCTGTACACAGAAATCTGGCGTGCCGAGCAGAATCAGGATGGATCCTTTGCGACAAGCGACACAGAAGGAATTGGAGACGAACATCTGATTCCGGATCGCTCCGTCAAAGTAACGGGACCCGGCACCGGTGAGGGAACGACCATCTCCGAGCAGAAGTGGAATGGAGAATTTCCCTTTAATGAGGATATCAGTAAACCCCGAAAATACCTGATTACCTATTACTGGATGTTGGAAGACGGCCGCTATCGCGCCGATACGAAGACGATCACCGTAGATCCCTCGAAATATACCGTGGACGTCCAAGTGAAAAATGACCGAGATAAAGAATCCGGTAACAATACAGCCCTGCAGCTTGGAGCGGCGGCAGATAATCAGAACGATACAGCATACACCTATTCTGCATCCCCTGTACAGAAAGCACAGGCTGAGCAAGTGCCCTATACCAACAATGCCGCACTTGCATGGAAAAAAGCCTCCGATACTGCGGTAATCAAAGGCGGAAAGCTGACGATGTATGCACATGACGGAACCGAACTTGGGACGAAAGAGTTTTCGGGAGATTTAAATGACGGAGATCAGCTTACCATCCCGGTCACTTATTATTACAACAAGTATGAAGGTGACAATGTACAGGAGAAAAAGCGTGAGCTTACCGAAAAAGAAGTGGTAAATGTCACTTATACCGTTCATAAGGATTCCGATGACGGATTCTACCTGCGTTTCAATAAGATTGCAAATCTTCCGGAAGATGAAGTGACCGGTGTCAATGTGGGCGATCCAGGCGGGATTCCGGCGGGAACAAAAGCTTACATAAATGATGTCCAGTATAACATAGATCTGACGTTCTATGTGAACGCTGATATGCCCTTTACATTTAAAAAGACAGATGAATCCGGACATCCTCTCTCCGGCGTAGAATTCGAGATCTATGCATGCAAAGAGGGTCATACAGATACCGACCAGCACTCGACACTCGCCGAGAGTGGTTCGTGTTGGGATGTCGATCATCCGAAGGATACCGTGACCAGTGATGAGAATGGGATCGTGTCTTTCGACTCACTGACCACCGGCGACTATATCCTTGCCGAGACAAAGGCCAAATCCGGATATCAGCTGCCAAAAGGGCAGTGGCTGCTGCAGGTGGACCATGTACAAGAGAAGATCGAAATCAGTGCCCGCGGCGAAAAACCTCCGGCATTTAAAAAGGAAGCGGACGGAACCCTTTCACTGGCAAATTACCGCGACCTGTCACTGCCCGGCTCCGGCGGATACGGTGCAAACCTATATCTTATAGGTTCCATAATCTTGATTGGAACAGCTGTCATGTTGATTCTTGTTTATCGAAGAAAAGCAAGAGAGTGA